From Chitinophagales bacterium, the proteins below share one genomic window:
- a CDS encoding pirin family protein, translating into MSIQIIRREEQADGQFNGGAVLEKRPVFYQQDNTFPYSNLFYWAHAWSENGSTIGLHPHQGFEILSFVLKGEIEHYDTKNKAWLKLKAGDVQIIRSGNGISHAEKLLPGSAIFQIWFDPDLQQSIKNPATYNDYFHNTFPVLQENGFTTTVFKGADAPIEMEAEGVSIRQLKVSEGDHDLPLSADAVYSIFVLDGKVLMDGNELMQDDFVKIENATSVNIDTKGCNLFIIQTPGRPSYKTYVELHS; encoded by the coding sequence ATGAGCATTCAAATCATTCGAAGAGAAGAACAGGCTGACGGACAATTTAACGGCGGTGCCGTCCTGGAAAAAAGGCCGGTTTTTTACCAACAGGACAACACCTTTCCGTATTCCAACCTCTTTTACTGGGCTCATGCATGGAGTGAAAACGGCAGCACTATAGGCCTTCATCCGCACCAGGGATTTGAGATACTGTCATTTGTACTGAAAGGAGAAATCGAACATTACGATACGAAAAACAAGGCATGGCTGAAACTGAAAGCCGGTGATGTACAGATTATCCGCTCGGGAAATGGTATTTCCCATGCTGAAAAACTTTTGCCGGGCTCTGCCATTTTTCAAATCTGGTTTGATCCGGATCTGCAGCAATCAATTAAGAACCCGGCAACCTACAACGATTATTTTCACAACACCTTTCCTGTCCTGCAGGAAAATGGTTTTACCACAACAGTTTTTAAAGGAGCCGATGCACCCATCGAGATGGAAGCGGAAGGTGTTTCCATCCGGCAGCTGAAAGTATCCGAAGGTGATCATGATTTACCTTTATCGGCCGATGCCGTCTATTCCATTTTCGTGCTGGATGGAAAAGTACTTATGGACGGAAATGAACTTATGCAGGATGATTTTGTAAAGATTGAAAACGCCACGTCAGTGAATATTGATACAAAGGGATGTAATCTCTTTATCATTCAAACACCTGGCAGGCCCTCCTATAAAACCTACGTTGAGCTCCATAGCTGA
- a CDS encoding sigma-70 family RNA polymerase sigma factor has translation MSPDLELVNHCLKGDALAQQQLYDRFAPQMLGVCYRYVQNSHEAEDVLQEGFIRAFRYLKDFRGEGSLEGWLRRIMVTTALNFLKRQKNFRAEFEITVAREETAAELDALERMENAELMQLIQQLSPGYRAVLNLYAIEGYSHKEIGKMLNIEESTSRSQFARAKHWLLKKLTQLHSIGSGNERTGIGK, from the coding sequence ATGAGCCCTGACCTCGAGCTGGTGAATCACTGTCTGAAGGGTGATGCACTGGCTCAGCAACAACTGTACGACCGCTTTGCTCCCCAAATGCTGGGAGTATGCTATCGCTATGTGCAGAACAGTCATGAGGCAGAAGATGTGCTGCAGGAAGGATTCATCCGGGCATTTCGATACCTGAAAGATTTCAGAGGTGAAGGTTCGCTGGAAGGATGGCTAAGGCGCATCATGGTAACCACAGCATTAAACTTTCTCAAAAGGCAAAAAAATTTCAGGGCGGAATTTGAGATAACCGTTGCAAGGGAAGAGACGGCAGCCGAGCTGGATGCATTGGAGAGAATGGAAAATGCCGAACTGATGCAGCTCATTCAGCAGTTGTCGCCGGGTTATCGCGCTGTACTTAATCTGTATGCCATAGAAGGATACTCTCATAAGGAAATCGGGAAGATGCTCAACATTGAGGAAAGTACCTCAAGGTCGCAGTTCGCCCGTGCCAAACATTGGTTACTGAAAAAACTCACACAGTTGCATTCAATAGGATCGGGTAATGAAAGAACAGGAATCGGAAAATAG
- a CDS encoding KUP/HAK/KT family potassium transporter has translation MLLITIGIVFGDIGTSPLYVMSAIIGDRQISKELIYGGVSCVFWSLTLITSFKYILLVLRADNKGEGGVFALYALVRKRARWLVIPAIIGGSTLLADGMITPAISVSSAVEGLRSLNNEVNTVPIVIFIITMLFLFQRAGTRVVGSSFGPIMVIWFVMLGVLGFRKITEHLEILHALSPVYAIRLLAEYPGGFWLLGAVFLCTTGADALYSDLGHCGKINIRVSWIFIKICLLLNYFGQAAWLMQYQGLRRDEIPISNPFYGIMPEWFLLMGIGIATVATIIASQAMITGAFTLINEAMRLNLWPKVRVVHPTDQRGQLYVPAINWILYFGCIGVVIFFQESKYMEAAYGLAINLTMIVTTILISTYAYVRRGSITITLVIAVTYILIELCFLAANLIKFPHGGYVAMIAALSFMIVMYAWFRARRIKNQFLEFDEMKQLLPKLAELSEDQSVPKYASHVIFMTSANYPSQIESKFFFSIFNKQPKRADTYWFVHVDVIDEPYTMEYEVEMLEANLAYRIDFRLGFRIEPRINLFLRKVIEDMVARGEVDITSRYESLNKYRLPGDFRFVVLEKFLSFENELPFLQKLVMDIYFLLKKISLSEGREFGLDSSTVTIEKIPLILTPPRDLVLRRIETETEEPIIDLLRK, from the coding sequence ATGTTGCTTATTACCATCGGAATTGTATTTGGTGATATCGGCACTTCTCCGTTGTATGTAATGTCTGCCATCATTGGCGACAGGCAAATCAGCAAGGAATTGATCTATGGCGGCGTATCCTGTGTATTCTGGTCGCTCACGCTTATTACTTCCTTCAAGTATATCCTTTTAGTGTTGCGTGCTGACAATAAAGGTGAAGGCGGAGTCTTTGCGCTTTATGCGCTCGTAAGAAAACGGGCAAGATGGCTGGTGATTCCGGCTATTATTGGCGGATCCACATTGCTCGCTGATGGCATGATAACGCCAGCCATTTCGGTATCATCGGCTGTGGAAGGATTGCGCAGCCTGAATAACGAGGTGAATACCGTTCCGATTGTGATATTTATTATCACCATGCTCTTTCTCTTTCAGCGGGCAGGCACACGTGTGGTTGGCAGTTCCTTCGGTCCTATCATGGTCATCTGGTTTGTCATGCTGGGCGTGCTGGGTTTCAGAAAAATTACGGAGCACCTTGAAATTCTTCATGCCTTAAGCCCTGTTTATGCCATACGCCTGCTGGCTGAATATCCCGGCGGATTCTGGTTACTGGGCGCAGTGTTTCTCTGCACTACCGGCGCCGATGCCTTATATTCTGATCTTGGTCATTGCGGAAAAATCAATATCAGGGTTAGCTGGATATTTATTAAGATATGCCTGCTGTTGAATTACTTCGGTCAGGCGGCCTGGCTTATGCAATACCAGGGATTGCGAAGAGACGAGATTCCTATCTCCAATCCTTTTTACGGCATCATGCCGGAATGGTTCCTCCTCATGGGAATTGGTATTGCCACGGTTGCCACCATTATTGCCAGCCAGGCCATGATAACGGGTGCCTTTACACTGATTAATGAAGCCATGCGCCTCAATCTCTGGCCTAAGGTGCGCGTGGTGCATCCGACGGATCAACGCGGGCAACTCTATGTTCCGGCCATTAACTGGATTCTGTATTTCGGTTGCATTGGTGTTGTGATCTTCTTCCAGGAATCGAAATACATGGAGGCGGCTTATGGTCTTGCCATCAACCTGACCATGATCGTAACCACAATATTAATCAGCACCTACGCTTATGTCCGGCGTGGCTCAATAACTATCACACTGGTAATCGCTGTCACTTATATCCTGATAGAGCTGTGCTTCCTGGCAGCTAACCTGATTAAGTTTCCGCATGGCGGATATGTAGCAATGATTGCTGCCTTATCATTTATGATAGTGATGTATGCCTGGTTCAGGGCACGCAGGATCAAAAACCAGTTTTTGGAATTTGATGAAATGAAACAGTTACTGCCAAAGCTCGCTGAACTGAGTGAAGATCAAAGCGTGCCCAAATATGCCTCCCATGTCATTTTCATGACGAGTGCCAATTATCCTTCGCAGATCGAATCGAAGTTTTTCTTTTCCATCTTCAATAAGCAACCGAAGCGCGCCGACACTTACTGGTTTGTGCATGTGGATGTAATTGACGAACCATACACCATGGAATATGAGGTGGAGATGCTGGAAGCTAACCTTGCCTACCGGATTGATTTCCGGCTTGGCTTCCGGATTGAACCCCGCATCAACCTCTTTCTGCGTAAGGTGATTGAAGATATGGTGGCGCGCGGCGAAGTGGATATTACCAGCCGATATGAATCACTCAATAAATACCGCTTGCCCGGCGACTTCCGGTTTGTGGTGCTTGAGAAATTCCTCTCTTTTGAAAATGAATTGCCGTTCCTGCAAAAATTAGTGATGGATATTTATTTTCTGCTGAAAAAGATATCGCTTTCAGAAGGCCGTGAGTTTGGGCTGGATTCCAGCACGGTGACCATTGAAAAAATTCCACTCATTTTGACTCCTCCCCGCGACCTCGTGCTGCGTCGTATTGAAACAGAAACGGAAGAACCGATCATTGATTTATTGAGAAAGTAG
- a CDS encoding PKD domain-containing protein — protein MRQIIYTMLPVMYLFTQSVKAQLPEQDCSGAIPVCQNVYIQPNSYTGEGTQELLFGNSSCLIQGEENSVWYIWTVNVSGTLEFEITPINLSDDYDWAVYDLTNASCSDIVSGVAPEVRCNYSAIQGATGLSNPYVLISVSAGGPNQCQPMNVVAGETYVLVINNHDGVIGGYTLSFGGTAVVFDIIPPAPVSIDPFPCTPPSVLHLTVSEQIRCNSIAADGSDFFVTGPSPVTVTGASSAGCVSGTFTNKIDIQLAAPINVNGSYLLHFKQGIDGNVILDNCGNELPDTNKMPFTVAIADAEFDYQIIKTCIGDSLVFTDLSVGDTTITWSWDFGDGNTSTDINPSHLYAGTGTYDVILAITDTGGCFNQDTISISTYLEPPVAGFSVSPPPYCVNVPISFFNSSTGQGLVYKWIFGTATTNQFEPVFTFSAAGLYTVYLVVTDSIGCLDTVSANLTINEGVTAAFNYQPDVLCLGDTISFNNVSTGDVTSVEWDFGNSVTDTSSTSVDIAYSSSGVYTVTLIIHDAVCLPDTFAESVEVYDYPLVDLGSDTSICIGESIVLDAGNPGYQHDWSTGEQTQAIVLNIVPETVVVFVSNNGCVGKDTIFVDNACPFFIPTAFTPNNDGINDEYKIITDGTNEFDLKIFNRWGQMVYRSSDPDESWNGTFEGLPEEMGTYIYAVTIQFSNGVSRVMKGNITLIR, from the coding sequence TTGAGGCAAATAATTTATACCATGCTGCCGGTGATGTATTTGTTCACCCAATCCGTGAAGGCACAGTTGCCGGAACAGGATTGCAGTGGTGCTATACCGGTGTGTCAGAATGTGTATATTCAACCCAATTCCTACACGGGTGAAGGCACGCAGGAGCTTTTGTTTGGCAATTCTTCCTGTTTGATACAGGGGGAAGAAAATTCGGTCTGGTACATCTGGACCGTCAATGTTTCGGGAACGCTTGAGTTTGAAATTACACCGATTAACCTGAGCGATGATTATGACTGGGCAGTGTACGATCTCACCAATGCATCGTGTTCGGATATTGTCAGCGGTGTTGCGCCGGAAGTAAGATGCAATTACTCCGCCATTCAGGGAGCAACAGGTTTATCCAATCCTTATGTGCTGATTTCTGTCTCCGCCGGTGGCCCTAATCAGTGCCAGCCAATGAATGTGGTAGCCGGTGAAACATACGTGCTGGTCATCAACAATCACGACGGTGTTATCGGCGGTTATACCTTATCATTTGGCGGAACAGCAGTGGTTTTTGATATCATCCCGCCGGCACCGGTCTCGATAGACCCGTTTCCCTGCACACCACCCTCCGTGCTGCATCTGACTGTATCCGAACAGATACGCTGCAACTCCATAGCAGCTGATGGCAGCGATTTTTTTGTGACCGGGCCATCGCCGGTAACCGTAACAGGTGCGTCATCTGCAGGATGCGTGAGCGGAACCTTTACCAACAAGATCGATATACAACTTGCCGCACCAATTAATGTAAACGGATCTTATCTGTTACACTTTAAGCAGGGAATCGACGGTAATGTAATCCTGGATAATTGCGGCAATGAACTGCCGGATACCAATAAGATGCCTTTCACGGTAGCAATTGCCGATGCGGAATTTGACTACCAGATCATTAAGACCTGCATTGGTGATTCCCTCGTATTCACCGACCTGTCCGTCGGTGATACCACCATTACCTGGTCGTGGGATTTTGGTGACGGTAATACTTCAACAGACATCAATCCGTCGCACCTGTATGCCGGAACGGGTACTTATGATGTGATTTTGGCCATCACGGATACCGGTGGATGTTTCAACCAGGATACGATCAGCATCAGTACCTACCTGGAGCCGCCTGTTGCGGGATTTTCCGTTTCACCACCGCCATATTGCGTTAATGTTCCAATATCCTTTTTCAATTCATCAACAGGGCAGGGGTTGGTGTACAAATGGATATTCGGTACTGCCACCACCAATCAGTTTGAGCCTGTGTTTACTTTCAGTGCGGCAGGGTTATATACGGTGTACCTGGTGGTGACCGACAGTATCGGATGCTTGGACACGGTTTCGGCGAACCTGACCATCAATGAGGGCGTAACGGCCGCATTCAACTATCAGCCGGATGTGCTATGTCTCGGTGATACGATTTCCTTCAACAATGTGTCGACAGGTGATGTAACCTCCGTGGAATGGGATTTTGGAAACAGCGTAACTGACACATCTTCCACTTCCGTGGACATTGCATACAGCAGCAGCGGCGTTTATACGGTAACACTCATAATACATGATGCGGTTTGCCTGCCGGACACTTTTGCTGAGTCGGTTGAAGTATATGATTATCCTTTGGTTGATCTGGGAAGTGACACCAGTATCTGCATCGGTGAATCCATTGTGCTGGATGCCGGCAACCCCGGATACCAGCATGATTGGTCTACCGGAGAGCAAACGCAGGCTATCGTGCTGAATATTGTGCCGGAAACGGTGGTCGTATTTGTGAGTAATAATGGTTGTGTGGGTAAGGATACCATTTTTGTGGACAATGCCTGCCCGTTTTTCATTCCTACTGCTTTTACGCCCAACAATGACGGAATCAATGATGAATACAAGATCATCACGGATGGAACCAATGAATTTGATTTGAAGATCTTTAACCGGTGGGGACAAATGGTTTATCGCTCGTCTGATCCGGACGAATCATGGAACGGCACATTTGAAGGCTTGCCGGAAGAAATGGGGACCTACATCTATGCCGTAACTATTCAGTTCAGCAATGGCGTGAGCAGAGTGATGAAGGGAAATATCACTTTAATCCGTTGA
- a CDS encoding 4a-hydroxytetrahydrobiopterin dehydratase yields the protein MWKEDDNKLKRTFLFRDFSEAFGFMARVALAAEKMNHHPFWFNVWNKVEIHLSTHHAGDQVTDKDYQLAGAIDKIYKGE from the coding sequence ATGTGGAAAGAAGATGACAACAAATTGAAACGGACATTTTTGTTTCGTGATTTCAGTGAGGCATTTGGTTTTATGGCAAGAGTGGCACTGGCTGCAGAAAAAATGAATCACCATCCGTTCTGGTTCAATGTGTGGAATAAGGTGGAAATTCACCTTTCCACACATCATGCAGGAGATCAGGTAACCGATAAGGATTATCAACTCGCAGGTGCTATTGATAAAATTTACAAGGGCGAGTGA
- a CDS encoding IPExxxVDY family protein — protein sequence MITSTFGKTGKQIKDSSQLAKKRIVTLEDHFSGVLWGIVTQVKEYQLSWHLNKALGFDLKRTDDLEIIHKKKNKTSAFSFYRYEHALDKWQVIVLSNKHAGEFLLPEVKQVDYLLMVKGEISAEQEEGIFAKVKEIHIVQLLVKLDFQRLKSKENLMVE from the coding sequence ATGATAACAAGTACGTTTGGAAAGACAGGAAAGCAAATTAAAGACAGCAGTCAGTTGGCAAAAAAAAGAATTGTAACGCTGGAAGATCATTTTAGCGGCGTTCTCTGGGGCATTGTTACACAGGTGAAGGAATACCAGTTAAGCTGGCATCTCAACAAAGCGCTCGGATTTGACCTCAAGCGTACCGATGATCTTGAAATCATTCATAAAAAGAAAAACAAGACGTCGGCCTTTAGCTTTTACAGGTATGAACATGCTTTGGATAAATGGCAGGTGATTGTTCTTTCCAACAAACATGCAGGTGAATTCCTGTTGCCCGAGGTCAAGCAGGTGGACTACCTGCTGATGGTGAAGGGTGAAATATCCGCAGAACAGGAAGAAGGAATTTTTGCCAAAGTGAAGGAGATTCACATTGTGCAACTGTTGGTGAAACTGGATTTTCAGCGCCTGAAATCCAAAGAAAACCTGATGGTAGAATAG
- a CDS encoding acyl carrier protein — MSDIAARVKKIIIDKLGVDESEVTPEATFTNDLGADSLDTVELIMEFEKEFNISIPDEQAETITSVGQAIAYIEQYAKS; from the coding sequence ATGTCAGACATCGCAGCAAGAGTTAAGAAGATCATCATTGACAAATTAGGCGTTGATGAAAGTGAGGTTACGCCGGAAGCTACCTTTACCAATGATCTTGGTGCCGATTCTCTCGACACGGTTGAGTTAATCATGGAATTCGAGAAAGAATTTAATATCTCCATTCCCGACGAGCAGGCTGAAACCATCACTTCTGTTGGCCAGGCCATCGCTTACATCGAGCAGTACGCTAAGTCTTAA
- the fabF gene encoding beta-ketoacyl-ACP synthase II has protein sequence MEFKRVVVTGLGALTPLGNSVPEFWDNLRKGVSGGGPLTYFDTSKFKTRIACQLKNLDIYSFLEKKEARKLDPYSQYALIASEEAVKDSGLDLAIEDKTRIGVIWATGVGGIDSYAKAMMEYCAGDGTPRFSPFLIPLIIPDLAAGHLSIKYGFMGPNMSIVNACASSTNSIIDALTYLRLGKAEVMLTGGSEFPLCIPAVGGFSSMKALSERNDSPETASRPYDKDRDGFVIGEGAGALVLEEYEHAKARGAKIYCEVIGGGMSGDAYHISAPHPEGIGVMQVLREALKDAGDLRPEEVDYINTHGTSTPLGDLAELKAIINVFGEHAYKMSISSTKSMTGHMLGAAGAAEAIACIGAMQHSFIPPTINHFTDDPEIDPKLDLTFNTAKTREVNVAMSNTFGFGGHNASLIMRKLKD, from the coding sequence ATGGAATTTAAAAGGGTAGTTGTCACCGGCCTCGGTGCACTTACTCCTTTAGGGAATAGTGTTCCTGAATTTTGGGACAATCTTCGCAAAGGTGTGAGTGGCGGGGGACCTCTGACCTATTTTGATACTTCGAAATTCAAAACCAGGATCGCCTGCCAGCTTAAAAACCTGGATATATACAGTTTCCTGGAAAAGAAAGAAGCGCGTAAGCTGGATCCGTATTCACAGTACGCGCTGATAGCCTCCGAAGAAGCGGTAAAAGACAGCGGACTCGATCTGGCCATAGAAGATAAAACAAGAATTGGCGTTATCTGGGCAACCGGTGTTGGTGGTATCGATTCTTACGCCAAGGCCATGATGGAATATTGTGCCGGCGACGGAACACCCCGTTTCAGCCCATTCCTGATTCCGCTCATTATCCCTGACCTCGCAGCCGGTCATTTATCCATCAAATATGGATTCATGGGGCCGAATATGTCCATCGTTAATGCATGTGCTTCTTCTACCAATTCCATTATCGATGCGCTAACCTATCTGCGTCTCGGTAAGGCAGAGGTGATGCTTACCGGCGGTTCAGAATTCCCGCTTTGTATTCCTGCAGTGGGCGGTTTTTCCTCTATGAAAGCACTGAGTGAAAGAAATGACTCGCCGGAAACCGCTTCACGTCCTTATGATAAAGACCGTGACGGATTTGTGATTGGAGAAGGCGCCGGCGCCCTGGTGCTGGAAGAATATGAACATGCAAAGGCAAGAGGCGCTAAAATATATTGCGAAGTAATCGGTGGCGGAATGTCAGGCGATGCTTATCACATTTCTGCACCGCACCCTGAAGGAATAGGTGTGATGCAGGTGCTCAGGGAAGCATTGAAAGATGCCGGTGACCTTCGGCCGGAAGAAGTGGATTATATTAACACGCACGGCACTTCCACGCCCTTGGGTGACCTGGCTGAATTGAAAGCTATCATCAATGTATTTGGTGAACATGCATATAAAATGAGCATCAGCTCAACCAAATCAATGACAGGCCATATGCTAGGTGCTGCCGGTGCCGCTGAAGCAATTGCCTGCATTGGCGCTATGCAGCATAGCTTTATACCGCCGACCATCAATCACTTTACCGACGACCCTGAAATTGATCCTAAACTTGATCTCACTTTTAATACAGCGAAAACCCGTGAAGTGAATGTTGCCATGAGCAATACTTTCGGATTCGGGGGCCACAACGCATCCTTAATCATGCGAAAGTTAAAAGACTGA
- the rnc gene encoding ribonuclease III, translating into MIRRLFSGKKAFYAQVKSLTGTSPANLHLYELAFRHSSSAKEDYESNERLEFLGDAVLGAVIADYLFKKFPYKNEGYLTDIRSKMVSRSQLKTVSHKMGIDNFLSYSTHDPMLNKKALTGNALEALVGAVYLDKGYKSAQKFIIKKIVKPFLDIGELEITEFNYKSKLLEWAQKSGKSLTFSVKNHTRHRHRALYKIAAVIDGKEWGEGEDTNKKNAEKQAARMAFESLHISVEEYI; encoded by the coding sequence TTGATTCGTCGTCTGTTCTCCGGTAAAAAGGCATTCTATGCACAGGTGAAATCCCTCACTGGTACTTCACCGGCAAATCTTCATTTGTATGAACTGGCCTTTCGTCACAGCTCTTCTGCGAAAGAAGATTATGAGAGCAATGAGCGTTTGGAATTTTTAGGGGATGCTGTGCTTGGCGCTGTTATCGCCGATTACCTTTTCAAAAAATTTCCCTATAAGAATGAAGGATATCTTACCGACATCCGATCGAAAATGGTGAGCCGCAGTCAGCTCAAAACGGTTTCGCATAAAATGGGCATCGACAACTTTCTTTCCTACAGCACCCATGATCCAATGCTGAACAAGAAAGCCCTGACGGGCAATGCTCTCGAGGCACTGGTGGGTGCAGTTTACCTTGATAAAGGATATAAAAGCGCTCAGAAGTTCATCATAAAAAAAATTGTCAAGCCATTTCTTGATATCGGTGAGCTCGAAATCACCGAATTCAATTATAAAAGTAAATTGCTGGAATGGGCACAGAAATCCGGCAAGTCACTTACATTTTCTGTTAAGAATCACACCAGGCACCGCCACCGCGCACTGTATAAAATAGCGGCAGTTATTGATGGAAAAGAATGGGGCGAAGGAGAGGATACCAATAAGAAAAATGCGGAGAAACAAGCCGCCAGAATGGCATTCGAATCACTGCATATTTCCGTTGAAGAATATATTTGA
- a CDS encoding TIR domain-containing protein produces the protein MRPFNIYIVWHPLFQEGPTYAEFIYRTFNRNFKEPFSRHLGIPVFYRSIGKSGSEEEMPMDIDPEAARRIAVVVLVDDSMIIHREEWKAYLDKITALDKDDGNLRVFPVALSKNAAKVNDMLNRKNYIRVFQKETIEEQCSFLGISLAHEFCRLLHGFERVSANETSSPPRLKLFLSHSKSDGVEITKLLRYWVQEFTGLQAFFDATDIPPGESFAKVIRENVDVATLLVVQTDVYSTREWCRAEVLEAKKYKRPVVVIDALVKGESRSFPYMNNVPVVRWSPESAADFSGQIEHIIIRVLLETLRHRYQRDLFSYEMNQSNSAAVHYTMLANAPELLDLIEEGDNVQQPSAGYLYPDPPIGSEELQVLRKFAPLANFSTPVQLISELTQQDSPGREFVIGISISESGMMERRGLSTDHLKDVMVEAARYLLASGYSLAYGGDLSYAEGFNFVTLLRDMILTYRSDYMDKKACVTNYTAFPLYKLIQPAVEAAMIDQVKFKRIPPPALFAGDLLEDWERILKGESVMDQYIFAQCLTTMRREMNDHIDARIILGGKLTGFKGRYPGLVEEALLAMEQGKPVFLIGAFGGCAEVIIQAVRGERPPALTASYREKNARYQQLVNYYHQEVTDRQDGIDYESVTDFFNAKGINGLSNGLSSTENEILFNSYDVKLIVSLLLKGLKLCKRD, from the coding sequence ATGCGGCCATTTAACATTTACATCGTCTGGCATCCGTTGTTTCAGGAAGGGCCAACCTATGCCGAGTTTATTTACCGCACGTTCAACCGGAATTTCAAAGAACCGTTCTCCCGCCATTTAGGCATTCCGGTCTTCTACCGTTCTATTGGAAAATCGGGCAGTGAGGAGGAGATGCCCATGGATATTGATCCGGAGGCGGCCCGTCGGATTGCTGTTGTCGTGCTTGTGGATGATAGCATGATCATTCATCGCGAAGAATGGAAAGCATATCTCGACAAAATAACTGCATTGGATAAGGATGACGGTAACCTGAGGGTGTTTCCGGTTGCGCTGTCAAAAAATGCGGCTAAAGTAAATGATATGCTGAACCGCAAAAATTATATCAGGGTTTTTCAAAAGGAAACGATCGAAGAGCAATGCAGTTTCCTGGGTATTTCACTGGCGCATGAGTTTTGCCGCCTCCTGCATGGTTTTGAACGGGTATCAGCAAATGAAACATCATCTCCGCCACGGCTGAAATTATTTCTCAGCCATTCCAAATCCGATGGTGTTGAAATCACCAAATTGCTGAGATACTGGGTGCAGGAGTTCACCGGTCTCCAGGCATTTTTTGATGCCACGGATATTCCGCCCGGTGAATCATTTGCCAAAGTGATTAGAGAAAATGTGGATGTTGCAACGTTGCTCGTTGTACAAACCGATGTGTACAGTACGCGGGAATGGTGCCGCGCTGAAGTGCTTGAAGCGAAAAAATACAAGCGGCCGGTAGTTGTGATAGATGCGCTGGTGAAAGGTGAATCACGCAGCTTTCCCTATATGAATAATGTGCCGGTTGTCAGGTGGTCGCCGGAAAGTGCTGCGGATTTCTCAGGCCAGATAGAACATATCATCATTCGTGTACTGCTGGAAACCTTACGACACCGCTATCAGCGCGATTTGTTTTCATATGAAATGAATCAATCAAACTCTGCGGCTGTGCATTACACAATGCTTGCCAATGCGCCTGAATTGCTGGACCTCATTGAGGAAGGTGACAATGTGCAGCAGCCATCGGCAGGTTATCTATATCCTGATCCGCCGATTGGAAGTGAAGAGCTTCAGGTGCTCCGTAAGTTTGCGCCACTGGCAAACTTCAGCACGCCTGTGCAACTGATCAGTGAATTAACTCAGCAGGACAGTCCGGGAAGGGAATTTGTTATCGGCATATCCATTTCTGAGTCGGGTATGATGGAACGGCGCGGATTGAGCACAGATCACCTGAAGGATGTTATGGTGGAGGCGGCAAGATATCTGCTCGCCTCAGGTTATTCGCTTGCCTATGGTGGTGACCTGAGTTATGCCGAAGGTTTCAATTTTGTTACCCTGCTGAGAGATATGATCCTGACTTATCGTTCTGATTACATGGATAAGAAAGCTTGCGTGACCAACTACACTGCGTTTCCTTTATATAAACTCATTCAGCCAGCCGTTGAAGCGGCTATGATTGATCAGGTGAAATTCAAACGCATACCACCACCGGCTTTATTTGCAGGAGATTTGCTCGAAGACTGGGAACGTATATTGAAAGGAGAGTCGGTGATGGATCAATACATTTTTGCACAATGCCTTACAACGATGCGCCGGGAAATGAATGACCACATTGATGCAAGAATCATCCTGGGCGGAAAGCTGACAGGTTTTAAAGGAAGATATCCCGGCCTTGTGGAAGAAGCATTGCTGGCAATGGAGCAGGGCAAACCTGTTTTTCTAATTGGTGCATTTGGTGGTTGTGCCGAAGTCATTATACAGGCGGTGAGAGGTGAAAGGCCGCCGGCATTGACCGCATCGTACCGGGAAAAGAATGCCCGCTATCAGCAACTGGTAAACTATTACCATCAGGAGGTTACGGACAGGCAAGATGGCATCGATTATGAATCAGTAACAGATTTTTTTAATGCAAAAGGCATCAATGGTTTATCCAATGGACTGAGTTCAACAGAAAATGAAATATTATTTAATAGCTATGACGTTAAGCTTATTGTATCCTTGTTATTAAAAGGGTTGAAGCTTTGTAAAAGGGATTAA